In the genome of Sphaeramia orbicularis chromosome 13, fSphaOr1.1, whole genome shotgun sequence, one region contains:
- the hdac12 gene encoding uncharacterized protein hdac12, whose translation MTCLKRLIFCKGAQMKVSRSFSAPSTSCRCFHAELVRHDSRGLPVVHHSDYVCDLPPNHRFPMGKFPRVFHFLLKDQVITEKQMWIPQIASRDLLSCVHTDEYLNNFINGTTNEQEQRRTGFPWSEGIVKRCRYETGGTVLAAEIALQRGLACSTAGGTHHAFPNFGSGFCLLNDLAVAAKFVMDSSSPRRKVLIVDLDVHQGDGTAFIFKEEPSVFTFSVHCGKNFPLRKQQSDLDVSVEDGLEDKEYLSTVEAHLPWLLETFRPDLVLYDAGVDPHWDDELGRLRLTDQGLYQRDLYVMKTVVGRGVPVAAVIGGGYSRDIDKLALRHSIVHRAAAQVWRESGM comes from the exons ATGACTTGTTTAAAGCGGTTAATTTTCTGTAAAGGAGCCCAGATGAAGGTTAGCAGGTCGTTTAGTGCTCCTTCTACCTCCTGCAGATGCTTCCATGCTGAACTA GTTAGACATGACTCCCGTGGGCTTCCTGTAGTTCATCACAGCGACTATGTGTGTGATCTCCCACCCAACCATAGGTTCCCCATGGGCAAGTTCCCACGGGTGTTCCACTTTTTACTTAAAGACCAGGTCATTACAGAGAAACAG ATGTGGATCCCTCAAATAGCCTCTAGAGATTTACTAAGCTGTGTACACACTGATGAATACTTGAACAATTTTATAAATGGGACAACAAATGAACAAGAGCAAAGGAGGACAGGATTCCCCTGGAGTGAAGGCATAGTGAAACGCTGTCGATATGAAACAG GTGGGACTGTTCTAGCTGCTGAAATAGCGCTGCAGAGGGGCCTAGCCTGCAGCACAGCCGGAGGGACTCATCACGCTTTTCCAAACTTTGGTTCAGGATTCTGTCTCCTGAATGACTTAGCAGTTGCAGCCAAGTTTGTGATGGACAGCTCATCACCCAGGAGGAAGGTTCTGATTGTGGATCTAGATGTGCACCAG GGTGATGGCACGGCATTCATTTTTAAAGAGGAGCCAAGTGTGTTTACTTTCTCGGTGCACTGTGGGAAAAACTTTCCACTTCGTAAACAACAGAGTGACCTCGATGTCAGCGTAGAGGATGGACTTGAAGACAAAGAATACCTCTCCACAG TTGAAGCTCATCTTCCCTGGCTGTTGGAGACTTTTCGTCCAGATCTGGTTTTGTATGACGCTGGTGTCGATCCTCATTGGGACGATGAACTGGGCAGGCTCCGTCTGACTGACCAAG GACTGTACCAAAGAGATCTATATGTAATGAAGACGGTGGTGGGCAGAGGGGTTCCTGTCGCTGCTGTGATCGGAGGAGGTTACTCCAGAGATATCGATAAACTGGCCCTCAGACACTCCATCGTACACAGAGCAGCAGCTCAG GTTTGGAGGGAGTCTGGAATGTGA